A window of Juglans regia cultivar Chandler chromosome 7, Walnut 2.0, whole genome shotgun sequence contains these coding sequences:
- the LOC108986322 gene encoding LOB domain-containing protein 33-like, whose amino-acid sequence MTGIGSSCGACKFLRRKCTGECVFAPYFCYDQAASHFAAVHKVFGASNVSKLLLHLPVHNRSVAATTIAYEAMARVRDPIYGCVADIFALQQQVANLQEEIEILGNQMANVAVGVSSCGSSQANTSPYDGLQFSSQHDDMHAQYYQNQQGGLLSYTGSSTANHASFDSQMDIQLPPLYGWENQNLFDDSVPTILESLIEEISEETPWLYKNMNVKTCAGPI is encoded by the exons ATGACAGGGATTGGCTCTTCATGTGGAGCGTGCAAGTTCCTCAGGAGAAAGTGCACCGGTGAATGTGTGTTTGCTCCTTACTTTTGTTATGACCAAGCTGCATCCCACTTTGCAGCAGTGCACAAGGTGTTTGGTGCAAGTAACGTTTCAAAGCTATTACTACACCTACCAGTACACAACCGAAGTGTCGCGGCAACCACCATTGCTTATGAGGCAATGGCTAGGGTGCGGGATCCCATATATGGTTGCGTTGCCGATATCTTTGCACTCCAACAACAG GTTGCCAACTTACAAGAGGAGATAGAGATCCTTGGGAACCAAATGGCTAATGTCGCAGTTGGTGTCAGCAGTTGTGGAAGCTCTCAAGCAAATACCAGCCCATATGATGGGTTACAATTCTCTTCGCAACATGATGACATGCACgcacaatattatcaaaaccaACAAGGTGGTCTACTTTCCTATACTGGAAGTTCGACTGCCAACCATGCCTCCTTTGATAGCCAGATGGATATACAGCTCCCTCCTTTATATGGATGGGAAAACCAAAACTTATTTGATGACTCTGTTCCAACTATCTTAGAGAGCCTCATTGAGGAAATTAGCGAAGAGACTCCATGGTTGTACAAGAATATGAATGTCAAAACCTGCGCGGGTCCAATCTAA